One Lucilia cuprina isolate Lc7/37 chromosome 4, ASM2204524v1, whole genome shotgun sequence DNA segment encodes these proteins:
- the LOC111679107 gene encoding signal peptide peptidase-like 3 isoform X1: MSHSSLNGGAGAAAAGLLIDSSSSTTTNTFQATSIMDSSRVSTCLISMLLIVYGSFRSLNIEQEAREREQKKRNESMTNLLTGEPVQQDPSMYKFATLDTMHALCLPLGASISLLIMFFFFDSMQLLFAVCTAIIATVALAFLLLPMCQYIIRPCTDGNRISFGICGRFTAAELFSFTLSVSIVCIWVLTGHWLLMDAMGMGLCVAFIAFVRLPSLKVSTLLLTGLLIYDVFWVFFSSYIFSTNVMVKVATRPAENPVGIVARKLNLGNIVREPPKLNLPGKLVFPSIHNTGHFSMLGLGDIVMPGLLLCFVLRYDAYKKSQGVTNDPTLSPPKGVGSRLTYFHCSLLGYFLGLLTATVSSEVFKAAQPALLYLVPFTLLPLLTMAYLKGDLRRMWSEPFITHQPSKQLEV, translated from the exons ATGTCGCACAGTTCATTAAATGGTGGAGCAGGAGCAGCAGCCGCTGGTTTACTTATAGACAGCAGTAGTAGCACAACAACAAATACCTTTCAGGCCACTAGCATTATGGATTCATCGAGAGtctctacatgcttaatatcAATGCTGTTGATTGTCTACGGTAGTTTTCGTAGTTTAAATATCGAACAGGAGGCTCGAGAGCGTGAACAAAAGAAACGTAATGAATCGATGACAAATTTATTGACCGGTGAACCAGTACAACAGGACCCAAGTATGT ATAAGTTTGCCACCTTGGATACGATGCATGCTTTGTGTTTACCTTTGGGAGCGTCCATATctttgttaattatgtttttctttttcgattCAATGCAATTGTTATTTGCTGTCTGTACCGCAA TAATTGCCACGGTGGCTTTGGCCTTTTTACTCTTGCCCATGTGCCAGTATATAATACGGCCCTGCACTGATGGCAATCGTATATCGTTTGGTATTTGTGGACGTTTTACTGCCGCTGAACTCTTTAGTTTTACTCTGTCTGTGTCAATTGTTTGCATATGGGTGCTAACCGGTCATTGGCTTTTAATGGACG CCATGGGCATGGGTCTGTGTGTTGCATTTATTGCCTTCGTACGCTTGCCAAGTTTAAAAGTCTCCACACTTCTTCTAACCGGTCTTCTTATCTATGATGTTTTTTGGGTCTTCTTCTCCTCCTATATATTTAGCACAAATGTTATGGTCAAGGTGGCAACACGTCCGGCTGAAAATCCAGTTGGTATTGTGGCGCGTAAACTGAACTTGGGCAATATCGTTAGAGAACCACCGAAATTGAATTTACCTGGAAAACTGGTTTTTCCTAGCATACACAATACGGGACATTTCTCAATGTTGGGTCTGGGTGATATTGTTATGCCGGGTCTACTGTTATGTTTTGTCTTGCGTTATGATGCCTATAAAAAGTCACAGGGTGTAACAAATGATCCAACATTATCACCGCCAAAAGGTGTCGGCTCGAGGTTGACATATTTTCATTGTTCCTTATTGGG TTATTTCCTCGGTTTACTTACAGCTACTGTAAGTTCGGAAGTATTTAAGGCTGCCCAGCCGGCTTTACTGTATTTGGTACCATTCACATTATTGCCTTTGTTGACAATGGCTTATTTAAAG gGCGACTTACGTCGCATGTGGAGTGAACCCTTCATTACCCATCAACCTTCAAAACAACTGGAAGTCTGA
- the LOC111679107 gene encoding signal peptide peptidase-like 3 isoform X2, giving the protein MSHSSLNGGAGAAAAGLLIDSSSSTTTNTFQATSIMDSSRVSTCLISMLLIVYGSFRSLNIEQEAREREQKKRNESMTNLLTGEPVQQDPNKFATLDTMHALCLPLGASISLLIMFFFFDSMQLLFAVCTAIIATVALAFLLLPMCQYIIRPCTDGNRISFGICGRFTAAELFSFTLSVSIVCIWVLTGHWLLMDAMGMGLCVAFIAFVRLPSLKVSTLLLTGLLIYDVFWVFFSSYIFSTNVMVKVATRPAENPVGIVARKLNLGNIVREPPKLNLPGKLVFPSIHNTGHFSMLGLGDIVMPGLLLCFVLRYDAYKKSQGVTNDPTLSPPKGVGSRLTYFHCSLLGYFLGLLTATVSSEVFKAAQPALLYLVPFTLLPLLTMAYLKGDLRRMWSEPFITHQPSKQLEV; this is encoded by the exons ATGTCGCACAGTTCATTAAATGGTGGAGCAGGAGCAGCAGCCGCTGGTTTACTTATAGACAGCAGTAGTAGCACAACAACAAATACCTTTCAGGCCACTAGCATTATGGATTCATCGAGAGtctctacatgcttaatatcAATGCTGTTGATTGTCTACGGTAGTTTTCGTAGTTTAAATATCGAACAGGAGGCTCGAGAGCGTGAACAAAAGAAACGTAATGAATCGATGACAAATTTATTGACCGGTGAACCAGTACAACAGGACCCAA ATAAGTTTGCCACCTTGGATACGATGCATGCTTTGTGTTTACCTTTGGGAGCGTCCATATctttgttaattatgtttttctttttcgattCAATGCAATTGTTATTTGCTGTCTGTACCGCAA TAATTGCCACGGTGGCTTTGGCCTTTTTACTCTTGCCCATGTGCCAGTATATAATACGGCCCTGCACTGATGGCAATCGTATATCGTTTGGTATTTGTGGACGTTTTACTGCCGCTGAACTCTTTAGTTTTACTCTGTCTGTGTCAATTGTTTGCATATGGGTGCTAACCGGTCATTGGCTTTTAATGGACG CCATGGGCATGGGTCTGTGTGTTGCATTTATTGCCTTCGTACGCTTGCCAAGTTTAAAAGTCTCCACACTTCTTCTAACCGGTCTTCTTATCTATGATGTTTTTTGGGTCTTCTTCTCCTCCTATATATTTAGCACAAATGTTATGGTCAAGGTGGCAACACGTCCGGCTGAAAATCCAGTTGGTATTGTGGCGCGTAAACTGAACTTGGGCAATATCGTTAGAGAACCACCGAAATTGAATTTACCTGGAAAACTGGTTTTTCCTAGCATACACAATACGGGACATTTCTCAATGTTGGGTCTGGGTGATATTGTTATGCCGGGTCTACTGTTATGTTTTGTCTTGCGTTATGATGCCTATAAAAAGTCACAGGGTGTAACAAATGATCCAACATTATCACCGCCAAAAGGTGTCGGCTCGAGGTTGACATATTTTCATTGTTCCTTATTGGG TTATTTCCTCGGTTTACTTACAGCTACTGTAAGTTCGGAAGTATTTAAGGCTGCCCAGCCGGCTTTACTGTATTTGGTACCATTCACATTATTGCCTTTGTTGACAATGGCTTATTTAAAG gGCGACTTACGTCGCATGTGGAGTGAACCCTTCATTACCCATCAACCTTCAAAACAACTGGAAGTCTGA
- the LOC111681801 gene encoding short-chain specific acyl-CoA dehydrogenase, mitochondrial yields MLNVLRNSLKLGHTRGPLQQVKRNIACLSALPETHQMLQKTCRDFADNELVPNAAKCDREHLYPEQQIKKMGELGLMAVAVPEELGGTGLDYLAYSIAMEEISRGCASAGVIMSVNNSLYLGPILGFGNEAQKQKFITPFTSGDQVGCFALSEPGNGSDAGAASTTAVDKGDHYLLNGTKAWITNGYEAKSAVVFATTDKSLKHKGISAFIVPKDTKGFSLGKKEDKLGIRGSSTCQLIFEDCIIPKENILGQPGYGFKIAMKTLDAGRIGIASQALGIAQASLELAVDYAQKRIAFGKPISKLQAIQEKIADMAVKVESARLLTWRSAWLKDNDKPYTKEAAMAKLAASEAATFCSHQCIQVLGGMGYVSDMPAERYYRDARITEIYEGTSEIQRLVTAGSVIKELSA; encoded by the exons ATGTTGAATGTATTAAGGAACTCTTTAAAATTGG GTCATACTCGTGGACCCCTGCAACAGGTTAAACGTAACATTGCCTGTTTGTCGGCTTTACCTGAAACGCATCAAATGTTGCAAAAAACTTGCAGGGATTTTGCCGATAATGAATTGGTGCCCAATGCAGCCAAATGTGATCGTGAGCATTTGTATCCTGAGCAGCAGATTAAAAAAATGGGTGAATTAGGTCTGATGGCTGTAGCGGTACCCGAAGAGTTAG GTGGCACTGGTTTGGATTATTTGGCATATTCCATTGCCATGGAAGAAATATCCAGAGGATGTGCATCGGCTGGTGTTATTATGTCTGTTAATAATTCCCTGTATTTGGGTCCTATTTTGGGTTTTGGCAATGAggctcaaaaacaaaaatttattactcCCTTTACGTCGGGTGATCAAGTGGGATGTTTTGCCTTATCCGAACCTGGCAATGGCTCAGATGCTGGTGCTGCCTCTACAACAGCTGTGGATAAAGGTGATCATTATCTATTGAATGGCACCAAGGCCTGGATCACTAATGGTTATGAAGCCAAGTCAGCTGTAGTTTTTGCCACCACCGATAAATCTCTCAAACACAAAGGTATTTCTGCCTTTATAGTACCCAAAGATACGAAAGGTTTTTCTTTAGGCAAAAAAGAAGATAAATTGGGTATACGTGGCTCTTCCACCTGTCAGTTGATCTTTGAAGATTGCATCATACCTAAAGAGAACATTTTAGGTCAACCTGGTTATGGTTTTAAAATTGCCATGAAAACTTTGGATGCCGGTCGTATTGGTATTGCCAGCCAGGCTTTGGGTATTGCTCAAGCATCTTTGGAATTGGCAGTGGATTATGCTCAAAAACGTATTGCTTTTGGTAAACCTATCTCCAAACTTCAAGCTATTCAAGAAAAAATTGCCGATATGGCAGTTAAAGTAGAATCTGCACGCCTCTTGACCTGGCGTTCGGCCTGGTTAAAGGACAACGATAAACCCTATACCAAAGAGGCTGCTATGGCTAAATTAGCTGCTTCAGAAGCAGCCACCTTTTGCAGTCATCAGTGTATACAGGTGTTGGGTGGCATGGGTTACGTAAGTGATATGCCAGCCGAACGTTATTATAGAGATGCCCGTATTACGGAAATCTATGAGGGTACATCGGAAATTCAACGCTTGGTAACAGCTGGTTCTGTTATTAAGGAATTGAGTGCCTAA
- the LOC111681790 gene encoding TBC1 domain family member whacked codes for MATSPRSVDTISLCSTVSSCPDRNGFYGGFQRTDKPKEPLSKAQIIAREKKWLYMIDNWSLYMSKNYKKIRDRCRKGIPKSIRPRAWFFLSGAYLLKKKNPNLYKELLEKPGNPHVIEEIKKDKHRQFPFHEMFLDEDKVGQIELFNVLKAYSIYNPKVGFCQAQAPIAAFLLMHLPAEDAFWVFVSVCDVYLEDYFISGLEVLQNDAGILEGLLKKTCPPVFRHLQKHKVEPLLYMTDWFLCAMTRTLPWETLLRVWDCFLAEGIRVIFKVALVILGASLNSHKIRKQCNGLCETLEVLRNPPDNVLDEDFIINHMQRLNLRVEDFQIEHTRQKTRRAKQKALQEAAAAQHSNTSTFTRSRTTSPTNMSTTNISTTATTTTTAQTASGNVTVVNISSDHSYASSNGGTSAVGATSNGGGAEGGISCSSANGIVSISTNNHH; via the exons ATGGCAACATCACCACGTTCGGTGGACACCATATCTCTGTGTTCCACCGTCTCTAGTTGTCCCGATCGTAATGGCTTTTATGGTGGTTTTCAACGTACCGACAAACCAAAAGAACCCTTATCAAAAGCACAAATTATAGCTAGAGAAAAGAAATGGTTATATATGATAGATAATTGGTCTCTATACATGTCCAAGAATTATAAAAAG atTCGTGATCGTTGCCGCAAAGGTATACCAAAATCAATCAGACCTCGCGCTTGGTTCTTTTTATCTGGTGCCTATttgcttaaaaagaaaaatcccAATTTATACAAAGAGCTTTTAGAGAAACCGGGAAATCCACATGTCATTGAAGAGATCAAAAAAGATAAACATCGTCAGTTTCCGTTTCATGAAATGTTTTTGGATGAGGATAAAGTTGGCCAAATTGAATTGTTTAATGTCCTGAAAGCCTATTCGATATATAATCCAAAAGTGGGATTTTGTCAGGCTCAAGCACCAATAGCAGCTTTCCTCTTAATGCATTTACCAGCTGAAGATGCATTTTGGGTTTTTGTTAGCGTATGTGAtgt CTACTTGGAAGACTATTTCATAAGCGGCCTAGAAGTTCTACAAAACGATGCTGGTATCTTAGAAGGCCTTCTAAAGAAAACCTGTCCACCTGTCTTTCGACACTTACAAAAGCACAAAGTAGAACCTTTACTCTATATGACCGATTGGTTTCTATGTGCCATGACCCGGACATTACCCTGGGAAACATTACTACGAGTTTGGGATTGTTTTCTAGCCGAGGGTATACGTGTCATTTTCAAGGTAGCTTTAGTTATACTGGGAGCCTCTCTCAATAGTCACAAAATACGCAAACAATGTAATGGCCTTTGTGAAACACTAGAAGTGTTAAGGAATCCTCCCGACAATGTACTCGATGAggattttattattaatcataTGCAACGTTTGAATTTACGCGTCGAAGACTTTCAAATCGAACATACACGTCAAAAGACACGACGAGCCAAACAGAAGGCTTTACAGGAGGCAGCAGCGGCACAACATTCAAATACTAGCACATTTACACGCAGCCGCACAACTAGTCCAACCAATATGTCAACCACAAATATATCGACGACGGCTACGACAACAACTACAGCACAAACAGCCAGTGGTAATGTAACGGTTGTAAATATATCAAGTGATCATTCGTATGCCTCCTCAAATGGTGGCACAAGTGCTGTAGGTGCCACTAGTAATGGTGGTGGTGCTGAGGGTGGTATTAGTTGTAGCAGTGCTAATGGTATTGTTAGTATTTCTACAAATAATCATcattga